The following proteins are encoded in a genomic region of Desulfosporosinus youngiae DSM 17734:
- the ftsE gene encoding cell division ATP-binding protein FtsE, producing the protein MIQLTNVSKIYPNGARALVDVNLKIGKGDFVFLVGPSGAGKSTLIKLLYREETPTRGQVQINSRNLVRMREREVPYLRRGIGVIFQDFKLLPNKTVFENVAFALEVIGVAKREVRTRTLATIELVGLKAKENAYPHELSGGEQQRVCVARAVINNPALLVADEPTGNLDPETAWDIMDLLYNINKRGTTVVMATHARAIVNKMQKRVIAIENGRVARDEEKGGYGYDA; encoded by the coding sequence ATGATTCAATTGACAAATGTGTCCAAGATTTATCCGAATGGTGCCAGGGCCCTTGTCGATGTCAATCTGAAAATTGGCAAAGGGGATTTCGTTTTTCTGGTGGGGCCCAGCGGGGCCGGTAAATCGACCCTAATAAAGTTATTATACCGTGAAGAGACTCCGACACGTGGACAGGTTCAGATCAATAGCAGAAATTTGGTGCGAATGAGAGAACGGGAAGTGCCCTATTTGAGACGTGGTATTGGGGTTATTTTCCAGGATTTTAAATTACTTCCCAATAAAACGGTTTTTGAAAACGTTGCCTTTGCCCTTGAAGTTATCGGAGTGGCTAAGCGTGAGGTTAGAACCCGTACGCTTGCAACCATAGAACTGGTTGGACTTAAGGCCAAGGAAAATGCCTATCCCCATGAACTATCCGGCGGGGAACAGCAGCGCGTCTGTGTAGCTAGAGCAGTTATTAATAATCCGGCCTTGCTGGTGGCAGATGAACCTACCGGCAACCTTGATCCGGAGACAGCATGGGACATCATGGATTTACTTTATAATATCAACAAACGAGGAACGACCGTCGTCATGGCCACTCACGCCAGGGCGATTGTCAATAAAATGCAAAAACGAGTTATCGCTATAGAAAACGGCCGGGTTGCTCGCGATGAAGAAAAAGGAGGTTACGGCTATGATG
- a CDS encoding transketolase family protein — protein sequence MADNLATREAYGRALLILGAENPNVVVLDADLSKSTKTADFGKNYPERFFNMGIAEANMLGTAAGLAAAGKIPFASTFAIFAVGRAFEQIRNSIAYPKLNVKIAATHSGITVGEDGGSHQAIEDVAIMRAVPNMVVLVPADGEETRQVILAAANYYGPVYIRMGRLDVPLLFGDDYQFEIGKANVLKEGTDAAIMANGVMVSMALEAAAELAAEGINVSVVNVASVKPLDEETIVRIAKTTKAVVTAEEHNVIGGLGSAISEVLAEKQPTPIVRVGLKDTFGESGKPSELLEKYGLTKGDLVKAVHEVLAKKQG from the coding sequence TTGGCTGATAATTTAGCGACACGTGAAGCATATGGTAGGGCTCTCTTAATTTTAGGAGCCGAAAATCCCAACGTTGTTGTGTTGGATGCCGATTTATCAAAGTCAACCAAGACCGCTGACTTTGGTAAAAACTATCCGGAACGTTTCTTTAACATGGGGATTGCTGAGGCAAACATGCTTGGGACTGCCGCAGGGTTAGCTGCCGCAGGTAAAATCCCTTTTGCCAGCACCTTTGCAATTTTTGCGGTTGGACGGGCCTTTGAGCAAATCCGTAATTCGATTGCTTATCCTAAGCTAAATGTGAAAATCGCAGCGACACATTCCGGAATTACAGTAGGAGAAGACGGCGGTTCCCATCAGGCTATTGAAGATGTGGCGATTATGCGCGCTGTTCCCAACATGGTTGTTCTGGTTCCGGCTGATGGGGAAGAAACCCGTCAGGTAATTTTAGCTGCTGCCAACTATTACGGCCCTGTTTACATTCGTATGGGCCGCCTGGATGTACCGCTCCTTTTTGGCGATGACTATCAGTTTGAGATTGGGAAGGCAAATGTCCTGAAAGAAGGAACCGATGCAGCCATCATGGCTAATGGGGTTATGGTTTCGATGGCCCTGGAAGCCGCTGCTGAACTTGCCGCCGAAGGAATAAACGTCAGTGTGGTTAATGTGGCATCGGTCAAGCCGCTGGATGAAGAGACAATTGTGCGTATTGCCAAAACGACCAAAGCTGTAGTGACAGCAGAGGAACATAACGTTATCGGTGGATTGGGAAGTGCAATCTCAGAAGTTCTGGCAGAAAAACAGCCTACTCCGATCGTCCGTGTTGGTTTGAAAGATACCTTCGGAGAATCAGGGAAACCCTCGGAGCTTCTTGAAAAGTACGGGTTAACCAAAGGTGACCTGGTGAAAGCGGTTCATGAGGTACTTGCTAAAAAACAGGGGTAA
- a CDS encoding transketolase, with translation MIKTELKRVANVIRQDIISMLAAAKSGHPGGSLSAADIVATLFFNEMKINPQEPNWADRDRFVLSKGHAAPVLYSALAEKGYFPKEELQGLRKTGHPLQGHPDMKKTPGVDMSTGSLGQGLSAANGMALAGKLDGKDYRVYALLGDGEMAEGQIWEAAMAAAHYKLDNLTAIIDYNGLQIDGKTDSVMCSAPLAQKWQAFCWHVIEVDGHEIDALLSAFAEAKTVKGRPTMIIAKTVKGKGVSFMEDQAGWHGNAPSLEQADQALKELREEAANLG, from the coding sequence GTGATCAAAACTGAACTAAAGCGAGTCGCAAATGTTATTCGTCAAGACATCATATCCATGCTTGCCGCCGCAAAATCAGGACATCCCGGCGGAAGCTTATCCGCTGCAGATATCGTGGCGACCTTGTTCTTCAATGAGATGAAAATTAATCCCCAAGAACCTAATTGGGCGGATCGGGATCGCTTCGTCCTCTCTAAAGGGCATGCAGCTCCCGTGCTTTATTCCGCTCTTGCGGAAAAGGGATATTTCCCCAAAGAGGAGTTGCAGGGGCTTCGCAAAACAGGCCATCCCTTACAGGGACATCCGGATATGAAAAAGACCCCTGGAGTCGATATGTCGACAGGTTCATTAGGGCAGGGGCTATCAGCCGCTAATGGCATGGCCTTGGCAGGCAAGCTGGATGGCAAAGATTACCGGGTATATGCCTTGTTGGGCGATGGTGAAATGGCAGAAGGGCAAATTTGGGAAGCAGCTATGGCGGCAGCTCATTATAAGCTCGATAATCTCACGGCGATTATCGATTATAACGGATTGCAAATAGACGGCAAGACGGACAGCGTCATGTGTTCCGCTCCCCTTGCCCAGAAATGGCAGGCATTTTGCTGGCATGTGATTGAAGTTGACGGGCATGAGATAGATGCTTTGCTCTCAGCCTTTGCTGAGGCAAAAACAGTGAAAGGAAGGCCTACGATGATCATTGCCAAGACAGTGAAAGGGAAAGGAGTTTCCTTCATGGAAGATCAAGCAGGCTGGCATGGGAATGCTCCTTCGCTTGAGCAAGCAGACCAGGCCCTAAAAGAACTGCGGGAGGAGGCGGCGAACCTTGGCTGA
- the prfB gene encoding peptide chain release factor 2 (programmed frameshift), with protein sequence MLSDWKKELETLEMSLADLRVSLDVAKRRDKISALETEFHRPDLWDDPVNAQKIMQELSLHQGKVKTYEELKQELEETSTLWQLAVEEDDVSLEPDIEQGIEALKQRFEALELELLLSGPYDRNNAILTLHAGAGGTEAQDWVQMLYRLYIRWGERHGYKVETLDFLHGEEAGIKSATLSFSGENAYGYAKSEKGVHRLVRISPFDASGRRHTSFASVDVIPEVAEDNDEIPIDAEDLRIDTYRSGGAGGQHVNKTDSAIRITHLPTGIVVQCQSERSQTQNKAAAMRVLQAKLLELKRKEQEAEISEIRGEQQEIAWGSQIRSYVFHPYSLVKDHRTNVETGNVSAVMDGEIDAFIAAFLQKTKTVH encoded by the exons ATGCTTTCTGATTGGAAAAAGGAATTAGAAACATTAGAAATGTCTTTGGCAGATTTGAGGGTTTCCCTT GACGTTGCTAAGCGTCGGGATAAAATCAGTGCTTTAGAAACAGAATTTCATAGACCGGATTTATGGGATGACCCTGTGAACGCCCAAAAGATCATGCAGGAGCTATCCTTGCATCAAGGCAAAGTTAAAACCTATGAAGAGCTGAAGCAGGAACTTGAGGAAACTTCCACCCTTTGGCAACTAGCGGTAGAAGAAGACGATGTAAGCCTGGAACCCGACATCGAGCAAGGAATAGAGGCGCTTAAGCAAAGGTTTGAAGCTTTGGAATTAGAATTGCTGCTTTCCGGGCCCTATGACCGGAATAATGCTATTTTGACCCTTCATGCGGGAGCAGGGGGGACAGAAGCTCAAGATTGGGTGCAAATGCTCTACCGGCTTTATATTCGTTGGGGAGAACGCCACGGATATAAAGTCGAAACCCTTGACTTTCTGCATGGAGAGGAAGCAGGTATTAAAAGTGCAACCTTGTCCTTTAGTGGGGAAAATGCCTACGGCTATGCTAAATCGGAAAAAGGTGTGCATCGCTTAGTGAGGATTTCCCCGTTTGATGCATCCGGACGTCGTCATACTTCATTTGCCTCCGTGGATGTAATACCCGAAGTTGCTGAGGACAATGATGAGATACCCATTGATGCTGAAGACTTAAGGATCGATACTTATCGATCCGGCGGAGCAGGCGGTCAGCATGTTAACAAAACCGATTCTGCCATTAGAATTACCCACTTACCCACCGGTATTGTCGTCCAGTGTCAGAGTGAACGTTCGCAAACTCAAAATAAAGCCGCGGCCATGCGGGTTTTGCAGGCTAAGTTGTTGGAGCTTAAACGTAAGGAACAAGAAGCGGAGATATCTGAAATCCGGGGCGAGCAGCAAGAGATTGCCTGGGGCAGCCAAATACGTTCTTATGTCTTCCATCCTTACAGCCTGGTCAAGGACCACCGTACCAATGTGGAAACAGGGAATGTCTCGGCAGTGATGGATGGGGAAATTGATGCATTCATCGCAGCGTTTCTACAGAAGACTAAAACAGTGCATTGA
- the secA gene encoding preprotein translocase subunit SecA yields MGFLNLFDDNAREIRKYKKRVAVINSLEPTIQALSDDELRGKTAEFRGRLERGEDLNSLLPEAFAVVREAGRRVIEQRHYDVQLIGGMVLHDSRIAEMRTGEGKTLVATLPAYLNALTGKGVHVITVNDYLARRDSEWMGRIHKFLGLSVGLVVHGLNYEERRNSYASDIVYGTNNEFGFDYLRDNMVTRPEALVQRELHYAIVDEVDSILIDEARTPLIISGEADKPTELYFRVAMIIPRLKPEEDYKVIEKERVVTLTEKGVSRVESMLGVDNLYEDIHTELAHHVNQALKAHTLFKRDRDYVVKDGEVIIVDEFTGRLMFGRRYSEGLHQAIEAKEGVKIEKESQTLATITFQNYFRMYDKLSGMTGTAMTEEPEFRKIYKLDVVEIPTNKPLLRKDEPDVIYRTEEGKFLAVVDSIIEKHAKGQPLLVGTVSVEKSEHLSKLLERRGVPHQVLNAKFHEKEAEIVAQAGQHGMVTIATNMAGRGTDIILGEGIAEIGGLHIIGTERHESRRIDNQLRGRAGRQGDPGSTQFFISLEDDLMRLFGAENIMGVMDKLGMDDSIPITSKMISRSIETAQRRVENRNFDIRKHVLDYDDVMNQQREVIYAQRRAVLMGENLYDNIMDMLEKAAKNSITMFSGESTFPEEWDLASLADYVEGFFLPGIHLSPEELADLSAEEIEEMLIDKAKELYKSREEMFGADLMREVERAVMLQVVDSKWMDHLDAMDMLRDGIGLRAYGQKNPLVEYRREGFEMFQGMIESIQDDIIRYVMRVTPQVREEVAEQPRNVTENRYEGEPSKPIHTGDQIGRNDLCPCGSGLKYKKCCGAKKKQR; encoded by the coding sequence ATGGGGTTTTTAAATTTATTTGATGACAATGCGCGTGAAATACGAAAATATAAAAAACGCGTTGCGGTGATTAATAGTCTGGAACCGACGATCCAAGCTTTGAGCGATGACGAATTGCGTGGTAAAACCGCTGAATTCCGAGGACGTTTAGAGCGGGGCGAAGATCTAAACAGCCTATTGCCTGAGGCTTTTGCTGTTGTCCGGGAGGCCGGCCGCAGGGTGATTGAACAGCGTCACTATGATGTCCAGTTAATCGGAGGAATGGTACTCCACGACAGCCGGATTGCGGAGATGCGTACAGGGGAAGGAAAAACCCTCGTAGCTACGTTACCGGCCTATTTGAATGCTTTAACAGGAAAAGGAGTCCATGTTATTACCGTCAATGATTACCTGGCCCGACGTGACAGCGAATGGATGGGACGAATTCACAAATTCTTAGGGCTATCTGTGGGTTTAGTGGTTCATGGCTTAAACTATGAGGAACGTCGGAACAGTTATGCTTCAGACATTGTTTATGGTACGAATAATGAATTCGGGTTTGATTACCTTAGGGATAATATGGTTACGCGGCCTGAGGCTTTAGTTCAACGTGAGCTTCATTATGCTATCGTGGACGAGGTAGACTCGATTCTTATTGACGAAGCACGGACCCCGCTTATTATTTCGGGTGAAGCGGACAAGCCGACGGAGTTATATTTCAGAGTGGCTATGATTATTCCGCGCTTGAAACCTGAGGAAGATTACAAAGTTATTGAAAAGGAACGAGTTGTCACCCTTACAGAAAAAGGCGTAAGTCGAGTTGAGAGTATGTTGGGAGTCGACAACCTTTATGAGGATATTCATACCGAGTTGGCCCATCACGTCAATCAAGCCCTGAAGGCGCACACCCTCTTCAAACGGGATCGGGATTATGTGGTTAAAGACGGAGAAGTCATTATTGTTGACGAGTTTACCGGACGTCTGATGTTTGGGCGTCGCTACAGTGAAGGTCTGCATCAAGCCATTGAAGCCAAAGAGGGCGTAAAGATTGAAAAAGAGTCTCAAACACTGGCTACGATCACCTTCCAAAATTACTTCAGAATGTATGATAAACTTTCAGGTATGACCGGAACGGCTATGACGGAAGAACCGGAATTCCGGAAAATATACAAACTGGATGTTGTGGAGATCCCAACCAACAAACCTTTGCTGCGTAAAGATGAACCAGATGTTATTTATCGCACTGAGGAAGGGAAGTTCTTAGCGGTTGTCGATAGTATCATTGAAAAGCATGCCAAAGGACAACCACTTCTTGTAGGAACGGTTTCGGTCGAAAAATCCGAACATTTAAGCAAACTCTTAGAACGACGCGGAGTTCCGCACCAAGTTCTTAATGCCAAATTCCATGAAAAAGAAGCTGAAATTGTTGCGCAAGCCGGACAACACGGCATGGTTACGATCGCTACAAACATGGCAGGCCGGGGAACCGATATTATTTTAGGTGAGGGCATAGCAGAAATAGGCGGCTTACATATTATTGGGACAGAACGGCACGAATCCAGACGGATTGATAATCAATTGCGGGGACGTGCCGGACGTCAAGGCGACCCCGGATCAACTCAGTTTTTTATTTCGTTAGAAGATGATTTGATGCGCTTATTCGGTGCGGAAAATATTATGGGAGTCATGGATAAATTAGGAATGGATGACAGCATACCTATTACCTCAAAAATGATTTCCCGTTCTATTGAAACCGCGCAACGGCGGGTTGAGAACCGCAACTTTGATATTCGTAAACATGTTCTTGACTATGATGATGTCATGAATCAACAACGTGAGGTTATTTATGCCCAGCGCCGGGCAGTGCTCATGGGAGAAAACCTGTATGACAATATTATGGACATGTTAGAAAAAGCAGCCAAAAACAGTATCACTATGTTTAGTGGAGAAAGCACCTTTCCGGAAGAGTGGGATTTGGCTAGTTTAGCAGATTATGTTGAAGGCTTCTTTCTGCCGGGAATTCATTTATCTCCCGAAGAATTAGCCGATCTTTCGGCCGAGGAAATTGAAGAAATGCTGATTGATAAGGCCAAAGAACTTTACAAGAGCCGCGAGGAGATGTTTGGTGCCGACCTGATGCGGGAAGTTGAGCGTGCTGTGATGCTTCAAGTTGTCGACAGCAAATGGATGGATCATCTTGATGCCATGGATATGCTGCGGGATGGCATCGGCTTACGTGCCTATGGTCAGAAAAACCCGCTCGTTGAATATAGACGTGAAGGGTTTGAAATGTTCCAAGGGATGATTGAGTCCATTCAGGACGATATAATCCGTTATGTCATGCGGGTCACACCACAGGTAAGGGAAGAAGTCGCTGAGCAGCCGCGTAATGTGACGGAAAACCGTTATGAGGGTGAACCTAGCAAACCAATTCACACAGGAGACCAAATCGGTCGTAATGACCTCTGTCCTTGTGGAAGTGGATTGAAATATAAGAAGTGTTGTGGAGCAAAGAAAAAGCAACGCTGA
- a CDS encoding ISAs1 family transposase → MMKELFAEIERINDPRQAYKTKHKLIDIVVIVLIGMLANADTWEEIQIFAVSKQTLLRKYLDLPHGIPSHDTLQRVMALIHPEAMRQIQMAFNQMLSQEEGKSLQKIINIDGKTMRGTAVIEKRPLHVVSAWCKEDGVCFGQTVVHEKENEIIAIPELLKTLTIKGSIVTLDAMGTQTKIAEQIIKQKGDYVLALKENQGNLYKDVVLYLEDKEFRTKAAYTQTIEKARSQLEKRQYYQSDDLSWLLDRQRWKGLKSIGMVVKTIEKKGRIREETRYYISSLPLDVETMAKAVRGHWAIESMHWQLDVTFREDGNTTLDKNAALNLNILRKMCLPLLKRLDIGMKASLKGKRFAFCSDPVKYIEQIMQM, encoded by the coding sequence ATGATGAAAGAGCTCTTTGCAGAAATCGAACGAATCAATGACCCAAGGCAAGCCTATAAAACCAAGCACAAACTGATTGACATCGTAGTCATTGTGTTGATTGGAATGTTAGCTAATGCGGATACTTGGGAGGAAATCCAAATCTTCGCTGTTTCTAAACAGACCCTTTTGAGGAAGTATCTGGACCTTCCCCATGGCATTCCTTCGCATGATACCCTTCAGCGTGTCATGGCGCTTATACATCCGGAAGCTATGAGGCAGATCCAAATGGCTTTCAACCAAATGCTAAGCCAAGAAGAAGGAAAAAGCCTTCAGAAGATCATCAATATTGACGGAAAAACGATGCGTGGCACTGCGGTGATTGAAAAGCGCCCTCTGCATGTCGTCTCAGCCTGGTGCAAAGAAGACGGAGTCTGTTTTGGTCAAACGGTCGTCCATGAGAAAGAGAATGAAATCATAGCCATTCCTGAACTCCTTAAAACCTTAACGATCAAGGGATCTATTGTCACTCTAGACGCGATGGGGACACAAACTAAAATTGCCGAACAAATCATCAAGCAAAAGGGAGATTATGTGTTAGCCCTCAAAGAGAATCAAGGGAATCTGTACAAAGATGTGGTCTTGTATCTTGAAGATAAAGAATTCCGAACAAAAGCAGCCTATACCCAAACGATAGAAAAAGCACGAAGTCAATTAGAGAAACGCCAATATTATCAGAGTGATGATCTATCGTGGCTACTGGATCGGCAAAGATGGAAAGGGCTAAAAAGTATAGGAATGGTCGTTAAAACGATTGAAAAGAAAGGTCGAATTAGGGAAGAGACGAGATATTATATCAGTAGTTTGCCGCTGGATGTGGAAACGATGGCGAAAGCGGTGAGAGGACATTGGGCGATTGAAAGTATGCATTGGCAGTTGGATGTGACCTTTCGAGAAGACGGTAACACGACGTTGGATAAAAATGCGGCATTAAACCTAAACATCTTACGCAAAATGTGCCTGCCTCTTTTGAAACGATTAGACATAGGAATGAAGGCCTCGTTAAAGGGGAAACGATTTGCTTTTTGTTCTGATCCAGTCAAGTACATTGAACAAATCATGCAAATGTAA
- the hpf gene encoding ribosome hibernation-promoting factor, HPF/YfiA family, translating to MNINIRGKHIELTDALKEYVMKRVGKLAKYSDEFMDVQVTLLVERDRHRVEVTAPLNGMILRGEEETEDMYSSIDMVVEKLERQIDKYRTRINKRMRTKVLKDHDSKHPVAAADEPREEVVRHKKFSAKPMSVEEAIMQMNLVGHSFFVFTNSESQEMNVVYLRNNGDYGLLQPQT from the coding sequence ATGAACATTAATATTCGTGGTAAACATATCGAACTTACAGACGCCCTTAAAGAGTACGTTATGAAACGAGTGGGTAAGCTAGCTAAATACTCAGATGAGTTTATGGACGTTCAGGTAACCTTGCTTGTCGAACGTGATCGGCATCGGGTGGAGGTTACGGCTCCGCTTAATGGCATGATCTTACGTGGCGAAGAAGAAACTGAAGATATGTACTCGTCCATTGACATGGTTGTTGAGAAATTAGAACGTCAGATTGATAAATATCGGACTCGGATTAATAAGCGGATGCGTACCAAGGTCTTAAAAGATCACGATTCTAAGCATCCGGTTGCTGCGGCGGATGAACCGCGTGAGGAAGTCGTCCGGCATAAAAAGTTCTCTGCGAAACCCATGTCAGTAGAAGAAGCCATTATGCAGATGAATCTCGTAGGTCATTCGTTCTTTGTGTTTACCAATTCAGAGAGTCAAGAGATGAATGTAGTTTACCTCCGTAATAATGGCGACTATGGGCTGCTTCAACCCCAGACTTAA
- a CDS encoding cold-shock protein: MVGKVKWFSKQKGYGFIEQENGQDIFVHFQSVVGDGFRTLEEGQNVEFDVIQGPRGEQASNVMVR; this comes from the coding sequence GTGGTAGGCAAAGTCAAATGGTTTAGCAAACAAAAAGGTTACGGATTTATTGAGCAAGAAAATGGGCAAGATATTTTTGTGCATTTTCAATCAGTCGTTGGAGACGGATTCCGTACTCTTGAAGAAGGTCAGAATGTGGAGTTTGATGTGATTCAAGGTCCGCGTGGAGAGCAGGCTTCTAATGTGATGGTCCGTTAA
- a CDS encoding amino acid ABC transporter ATP-binding protein has protein sequence MILVKNLHKSFGKLEVLKGINCHISEKEVVVVIGPSGSGKSTFLRCLNKLEEPTNGEIIVDGIPLNSDVNVNAIRREVGMVFQRFNLFPHMTAIENIVLAPEVVRKTNKKEARKIGMELLAKVGLFDKADEYPDRLSGGQQQRVAIARALAMKPKIMLFDEATSALDPEMVGEVLSVMKDLAREGMTMVVVTHEMGFAREVGDRVIFMDEGIILEEGKPNQVFESPKNPRTQAFLSKIL, from the coding sequence ATGATCTTGGTTAAGAATTTGCACAAATCATTTGGCAAGCTCGAAGTTCTCAAGGGGATCAATTGCCATATAAGTGAAAAAGAAGTAGTTGTCGTTATCGGACCGAGTGGTTCCGGTAAGAGTACGTTCTTGCGCTGTTTGAATAAATTAGAAGAGCCAACCAATGGAGAAATTATCGTGGACGGAATTCCTCTTAACTCAGACGTAAATGTTAACGCGATTCGTCGGGAAGTAGGAATGGTTTTTCAGCGCTTCAATCTCTTTCCGCATATGACAGCCATTGAAAATATTGTACTTGCTCCGGAAGTTGTGCGAAAGACAAATAAGAAGGAAGCACGAAAGATTGGCATGGAGCTTTTGGCTAAAGTTGGGTTATTTGATAAAGCTGATGAATATCCGGACCGCCTTTCCGGAGGACAGCAGCAAAGGGTTGCTATTGCTCGGGCCTTAGCCATGAAACCTAAAATAATGCTTTTCGATGAGGCTACTTCCGCTCTTGATCCGGAAATGGTGGGAGAGGTATTATCCGTCATGAAAGACTTGGCACGTGAAGGAATGACCATGGTTGTCGTAACTCATGAGATGGGATTTGCTCGTGAAGTTGGAGATCGGGTGATCTTTATGGATGAAGGAATTATTTTAGAAGAGGGAAAACCTAACCAAGTCTTCGAGAGTCCTAAGAACCCGAGGACCCAGGCGTTTTTGAGCAAAATCTTATAA
- a CDS encoding amino acid ABC transporter permease — MNWHVVIDNMPILAKGALLTLELTAGAVAIGVVIGLFMALARLSKHKLVRAGAIAYIDFFRGTPLLVQIFLVYFGIPMLLKWQTMPDNYQYTAGILAMGLNSGAYIAEIFRAGIQSIDRGQTEAARSLGMTQIQALRYIVLPQAFKRTIPPLGNEFIALLKDSSLLSIIAIQELFYTGKIIVGRTYQPLPMYLAVALYYLVMTQLIAQWVAYMERRLGKNDLG; from the coding sequence ATGAACTGGCATGTCGTAATAGATAATATGCCTATTCTCGCCAAAGGGGCACTGCTAACTCTTGAGCTGACGGCTGGTGCTGTTGCAATCGGAGTCGTTATCGGTCTATTTATGGCCTTAGCAAGGCTATCCAAGCACAAATTGGTTCGTGCTGGAGCGATTGCCTATATCGATTTCTTTAGAGGGACTCCACTACTGGTACAAATCTTCTTAGTCTATTTTGGAATTCCGATGCTTCTTAAATGGCAGACTATGCCTGACAACTATCAGTATACCGCCGGAATATTAGCAATGGGCCTTAATTCGGGTGCTTACATTGCTGAGATATTCAGAGCGGGCATTCAGTCAATAGACCGGGGTCAGACAGAAGCAGCACGGTCATTGGGTATGACTCAGATTCAGGCTTTGCGGTATATTGTTCTTCCCCAAGCGTTTAAACGGACGATTCCTCCTTTAGGTAATGAATTTATTGCTTTGCTTAAGGATTCCTCGCTATTATCAATCATTGCGATACAAGAGCTTTTTTATACCGGAAAGATTATTGTGGGAAGAACCTATCAGCCGCTCCCCATGTATCTGGCAGTTGCTTTATATTACCTAGTAATGACCCAATTGATTGCCCAATGGGTTGCCTATATGGAGAGGAGGCTAGGTAAGAATGATCTTGGTTAA
- a CDS encoding basic amino acid ABC transporter substrate-binding protein, with translation MFKSKLRFVLAGLLSLSLLTLAGCGSNDAPKQSDSAPTEKVLRVGSDIAYAPFEFMDEKQQATGFDIELIQALGADMGYTKVNIETAAFDGLIPALQAGKYDAVISAMTITEERAKSVQFSDKYFLSGQYIAMKKGAGYKSLEDLKGKKIGVQLNTTGQYAVEAKGMDTKKYDTTPDAMNALISGGVDAVVADSPVVLWFQAQNPDAQIESVNADSGAEYYGIAMKLGNTELSDKMNASLKKLMDNGKYNEIYKKWFKEDAPKF, from the coding sequence ATGTTTAAATCAAAATTGCGTTTTGTTTTAGCCGGGCTACTAAGTTTAAGTCTCTTGACCCTTGCCGGCTGCGGCAGCAACGACGCGCCCAAACAATCGGATTCCGCACCTACCGAAAAAGTCCTGAGGGTTGGCTCGGATATTGCCTATGCGCCGTTTGAGTTTATGGATGAAAAGCAGCAGGCAACAGGGTTTGATATCGAACTTATTCAGGCTCTCGGGGCAGATATGGGATACACAAAGGTGAATATTGAAACAGCTGCCTTTGATGGCTTAATTCCTGCTTTGCAAGCCGGAAAATATGATGCGGTCATCTCGGCGATGACAATCACTGAGGAGCGTGCTAAGAGTGTCCAATTTAGTGACAAGTATTTCTTAAGTGGTCAATATATCGCTATGAAAAAAGGTGCCGGTTATAAATCATTAGAGGATTTAAAGGGCAAGAAAATTGGCGTACAGCTCAATACAACAGGGCAATATGCAGTCGAGGCAAAAGGAATGGACACCAAGAAATATGATACAACACCCGATGCTATGAACGCCCTGATAAGCGGCGGAGTAGATGCTGTTGTTGCTGACTCTCCGGTTGTACTTTGGTTCCAGGCCCAAAATCCTGATGCTCAAATTGAATCCGTCAATGCAGACTCTGGTGCAGAGTACTATGGAATAGCTATGAAACTTGGAAATACTGAATTATCGGATAAAATGAACGCTTCATTGAAAAAACTCATGGATAATGGAAAATATAATGAGATTTATAAGAAGTGGTTCAAAGAAGACGCTCCTAAATTTTAA
- a CDS encoding zinc-ribbon domain containing protein has product MAFEDKDLVCKDCGVTFIFTVGEQEFYAEKGFENEPQRCRECRNIRKQNRNNQEGRSREMFTVICGDCGVETQVPFQPTSDRPVYCRECYQHHRPARDQY; this is encoded by the coding sequence ATGGCCTTTGAAGACAAAGATCTAGTGTGTAAAGACTGCGGAGTGACTTTTATTTTCACAGTTGGGGAGCAGGAATTCTATGCTGAGAAAGGTTTCGAAAATGAACCTCAGCGTTGCCGTGAATGCCGCAACATTCGCAAACAAAACCGTAATAACCAAGAAGGAAGATCACGTGAGATGTTTACGGTTATTTGCGGGGACTGCGGAGTAGAAACACAAGTTCCTTTCCAACCTACATCTGATCGTCCAGTATACTGCCGTGAGTGCTATCAGCACCATCGTCCAGCTCGGGATCAATACTAA